DNA from Ignavibacteriales bacterium:
TTAAATCTAAAGGTTCGCTGCGGTTTGCTCTATTCAATTGACCGATAACCTGGTATTGTTTTCCATTCATTATAAAATATCCAAACCGCTGCCCGCTTAAAGAAAGCTGAAGTGTTTGAGCAATATTGAGTGCAGAAATTCCAAGATCTTTTGCTTTATTGCGATTTATATCTACTACAATTTCTGGTTTATTAAATTTTAAATTAACATCTACGATTGCAAAAGTTGGATCTTTAGTAGCTGCCTCCAAAAATTTGGGAAGTGCGATTCTTAGTTTTTCAAAATCCGGTGCTTGAATTACATATTGAACTGGTAAGCCGCCCCGGCTTGCGCCAATTGATTGATCCTGAGCAATTACTGTTCTGGCACCAGTTAATTTTCTTACATCATTGGATAGCTCCGCAAAAATTTGCTGTTGAGATTTTTTCCTTTCATCTGGATCTTTCAATACCAAACGGACAAATCCTGAATTTGCAGTACCACCACCGGCTCCACCTGCAGTAACTGATATTACCGCATCTTTTTGCGAAACTGTATCCTGTACAAGTTTAGATAATTTGTTCATGTAATCATCCATATATTCATACGAAGATCCTTCCGGTGCCGTAGCAATTAGCTGCATCCCGCTTCGGTCTTCAATTGGAGCCAACTCTGATTGTAGTGATCCTCCAAAAATGAATATCATTACTATTGTAACAACCATAATTACAAAAGCAATCCATCTATGCTTCATAAATCTATTTAGGGAATTCTTATATATGTTTGTCATTCCGCTAAAGAATGGTTCAGTCTTTTCGTAGAACCAATTATGTTTAGTTCTATGTTTCAATAACTTAGTGCTTAACATAGGAGTTAGTGTTAAAGCAACAAATGCAGAGATTAAAACTGAGCCGGCAATTACAATTCCAAATTCTCTAAATAATCTTCCGGTTAATCCTGAAAGAAATATAATTGGAAGAAATACTGCTGCAAGCGTTACTGTAGTTGAAATGATAGCGAAGAAAATTTCTGATGATCCTTTTTTACCGGCTTCTAAAGGATGCATCCCTTTTTCAATTTTAGTATAGATGTTCTCAAGAACAACAATAGCATCATCAACTACAATTCCAATGGCAAGGACAATCCCCAGCAAGGTTAAAACATTTATGGTAAAGTTAGCCAGGTACATTATAAAGAAAACCCCGATAAGCGAAATTGGAATTGCAATAATTGGAATCAGTGTAGTTCGCCAATCCCTTAAAAATGCAAAGATGATAAGGATTACCAATCCAAACGCAATAAAAATAGTTTCTTCAACTTCACTAATAGATCTTCTAATAAATTTTGTAACATCGAAACCGATTCCCATCTCTAAGTCCGGAGGTACATCTTTTTTAAGCTGTTCAATTACTTTATAAAATTGATCTACAATTTCTATATGATTTGAACCAGGTTGTGGAATTACAACCACACCTACCATAGGAATGCCATCGCGTTTAAGAATTGTTCTTTCATTTTCCGGACCTAACACAGCTTCACCAACATCACTAAGTTTTACTACATTACCATTTTCCTCTTTAAGGATTAAATTATTAAAATCATCTGGACTTACTAACCTACCAAGCGTTCGTACAGTCAACTCAGTCGATGCACCTTCAATTCTTCCTGAAGGGAGTTCAATATTTTCCGTATTGAGGGCATTTTGCACATCGAGTGGTGTAAGATTATATGCCGATAGTTTTTTAGGATCGAGCCACAGACGCATTG
Protein-coding regions in this window:
- a CDS encoding efflux RND transporter permease subunit; this encodes MSLSSLSIQRPVLAIVMSIVIVLFGAIGYSFLGVREYPSVDPPVITVSTSYTGANADVIESQITEPLEESINGIAGIRSLTSTSREGRSNITVEFNLGVDLEAAANDVRDKVSRAMRNLPTDVDPPVVTKAEADASPIVFLSVKSNSRNLLDLSRIANDVFKERLQTIPGVSQVVIWGEKKYSMRLWLDPKKLSAYNLTPLDVQNALNTENIELPSGRIEGASTELTVRTLGRLVSPDDFNNLILKEENGNVVKLSDVGEAVLGPENERTILKRDGIPMVGVVVIPQPGSNHIEIVDQFYKVIEQLKKDVPPDLEMGIGFDVTKFIRRSISEVEETIFIAFGLVILIIFAFLRDWRTTLIPIIAIPISLIGVFFIMYLANFTINVLTLLGIVLAIGIVVDDAIVVLENIYTKIEKGMHPLEAGKKGSSEIFFAIISTTVTLAAVFLPIIFLSGLTGRLFREFGIVIAGSVLISAFVALTLTPMLSTKLLKHRTKHNWFYEKTEPFFSGMTNIYKNSLNRFMKHRWIAFVIMVVTIVMIFIFGGSLQSELAPIEDRSGMQLIATAPEGSSYEYMDDYMNKLSKLVQDTVSQKDAVISVTAGGAGGGTANSGFVRLVLKDPDERKKSQQQIFAELSNDVRKLTGARTVIAQDQSIGASRGGLPVQYVIQAPDFEKLRIALPKFLEAATKDPTFAIVDVNLKFNKPEIVVDINRNKAKDLGISALNIAQTLQLSLSGQRFGYFIMNGKQYQVIGQLNRANRSEPLDLKSLYVKNNRGELIQLDNVVSLSEKVNPPQLFRYNRFISATVSANLAPGKTIGDGIKAMDNIASRVLDETFSTALSGPSKDFAESSSSLAYIFMLALVLVYLILAAQFESFRDPFIIMFTVPLALAGALFSLWYFNQTLNIFSEIGQIMLIGLVTKNGILIVEFANQRRAQGLSIFDAVQDAATARFRPILMTSLSTILGALPIALALGAGAGSRVSMGIAVIGGLIFSTFLTLYVVPAIYTFFTSKKEKLVSNVEEISAA